In Anaerolineales bacterium, the following proteins share a genomic window:
- a CDS encoding CPBP family intramembrane metalloprotease yields MQTQIPVQSSSRGTRAAVLSFFKQRPALSATIIFLIYLSVSTLFGLAAKALFPQYQPDFIALIGMSALVALALSALGWWKAVGFNPPVEWRDLRLVVIPFLVVLGLPFLKGIKANDANSFVYFIIGYALTGFMEEGLMRGIVLHVLKPTGTTRSVVISSLLFGLMHIGNLLYRNPFIVFAQMIGAFVHGIGLSAIRLRTNTIWFPVILHGLHDMALKYTNFPVIPLDVVQVTLLMLYGIYILRGWSEPAEK; encoded by the coding sequence ATGCAAACCCAAATACCCGTTCAGTCGTCCAGCCGTGGAACGCGCGCCGCAGTGTTGTCATTTTTCAAACAACGCCCAGCGCTTTCGGCGACTATTATCTTTCTTATCTATCTGTCAGTTTCAACTCTGTTTGGCCTCGCCGCCAAAGCGCTCTTCCCGCAATACCAACCCGACTTTATTGCTTTGATCGGCATGTCTGCGCTCGTTGCGCTAGCCCTGTCTGCGCTGGGATGGTGGAAAGCAGTCGGATTCAACCCGCCGGTTGAGTGGCGTGATTTACGGTTGGTCGTCATTCCGTTCCTCGTCGTATTGGGGTTACCCTTTCTCAAAGGCATCAAAGCGAACGACGCCAACTCATTCGTTTACTTTATAATCGGCTATGCACTGACGGGCTTCATGGAGGAAGGTCTCATGCGCGGCATCGTCCTGCATGTACTCAAACCCACAGGCACGACTCGCAGTGTAGTCATTTCCTCCCTGCTCTTCGGCTTGATGCACATTGGCAATTTGTTGTATCGAAATCCGTTCATCGTATTTGCCCAAATGATCGGCGCCTTTGTTCACGGCATTGGACTCAGCGCCATCCGCCTGCGTACCAACACCATTTGGTTCCCCGTCATCCTGCACGGCTTGCACGACATGGCTCTGAAATACACCAACTTCCCCGTCATCCCGCTGGATGTAGTTCAGGTCACACTGCTAATGCTCTACGGCATCTATATCCTGCGAGGCTGGAGTGAACCCGCCGAGAAATAA
- a CDS encoding histidine kinase — MFKFSNISTKIVAGLFVFLLLVAAVTSFIVKRGFDQAEQSAVQLSADSLQSQSQLTLMQLAQQQAQLYDHELQRAARMTVIAADFMEKIHATGKNIDWSNTKDVVYESSQLTLSPDGLLYYDANPNRATEILHIGSITPDATTDQSLHDSAILEELFPSLLSQAETGVGIYFQGPQLTFRYYPVRNLPELEIENGAAQAAQSIRIEDLPVAPNNNPERKTVWMPPYIDDAGQGLLVSADTPIYYGDAFQGFIGIDISLSRLVERLNTVKPTDGSFVFLMDTQGRLIAISQEDAKRLASRDLTPQETSPNGLLTLNLKDINPELAKAMTPDILSQSGTLNTVLNGQPAFIIYAPLPNLNWSLSIIVPLNDVTAKSQEVSNAIQQNGSATVRDTLLVMSIFLLTAGFFSILLSLRFITRPIMQMLRGVRSITAGNLDVSVPVLANDELGELAESFNQMTNELKHRTHELTQTSAELQFKEAQLKVAALEERQRLARELHDSVSQALYGIALGARTAQAQLERDPAKLSEPLDYILSLAEAGLSEMRALIFELRPESLQNEGLVAALTKQSNAVRARHKITVTTDFGKEPNIPLDAKEALYRIAQEAMQNTIKHAHATKIDLTLKEQNDHLVLEIRDNGKGFDIMHKYPGHLGLKSMPERAAQIGGEFHIQSQPGEGTTITVTIPK; from the coding sequence ATGTTCAAATTTAGCAATATCAGCACAAAGATCGTCGCGGGATTGTTCGTGTTTCTGTTGCTGGTGGCGGCAGTGACCAGCTTCATCGTCAAACGCGGATTCGACCAGGCGGAACAATCCGCTGTACAACTCAGCGCGGACAGCCTGCAATCGCAAAGCCAGTTGACATTGATGCAACTGGCGCAACAGCAGGCTCAGTTGTACGACCACGAATTACAGCGCGCGGCGCGCATGACCGTTATTGCCGCCGACTTCATGGAGAAGATTCATGCGACAGGAAAAAACATCGACTGGTCAAACACAAAGGACGTGGTGTACGAATCCTCCCAATTAACGCTCAGTCCGGATGGATTACTTTATTACGACGCGAACCCCAACCGCGCCACTGAGATTCTGCATATCGGCAGTATTACTCCCGATGCAACAACAGATCAAAGCCTGCATGACTCAGCCATTTTGGAGGAGTTATTTCCATCGTTGTTATCGCAGGCGGAAACAGGAGTAGGGATTTACTTTCAAGGTCCACAACTTACTTTCCGTTATTATCCTGTGCGGAATCTTCCTGAGCTGGAGATCGAAAACGGCGCGGCACAGGCGGCGCAATCCATCCGCATCGAAGATCTGCCCGTTGCGCCGAACAATAATCCCGAACGAAAGACTGTCTGGATGCCGCCATATATTGACGATGCCGGGCAGGGACTTTTGGTCAGCGCCGACACGCCGATTTATTATGGCGACGCGTTTCAGGGTTTCATTGGCATCGATATTTCGCTTTCTCGTCTCGTTGAACGTTTGAATACCGTCAAACCAACGGATGGCAGCTTCGTATTTTTGATGGATACCCAAGGCAGATTGATCGCCATCTCGCAAGAGGATGCAAAACGCCTTGCCAGCCGTGATTTAACCCCACAGGAAACTTCGCCGAACGGTTTATTGACGCTAAACTTGAAAGATATCAACCCCGAATTGGCAAAGGCGATGACGCCAGACATCCTCTCCCAAAGCGGAACACTGAATACCGTCCTGAACGGTCAACCCGCGTTCATTATCTATGCGCCGCTTCCCAATTTGAATTGGAGCTTGTCTATCATTGTGCCATTGAACGATGTCACCGCCAAATCACAAGAGGTTTCCAACGCCATTCAACAGAACGGTTCCGCCACCGTGCGCGACACCTTGCTGGTGATGAGTATCTTTTTGCTCACGGCAGGTTTCTTCAGCATCCTCCTGAGTTTACGGTTCATCACCAGACCGATCATGCAGATGCTGCGCGGCGTACGCTCCATCACGGCAGGCAATCTCGACGTATCAGTACCTGTTCTTGCCAATGACGAACTTGGAGAACTTGCTGAGTCATTCAACCAAATGACCAACGAACTAAAACATCGCACCCATGAACTCACACAGACCAGCGCCGAGTTACAATTCAAAGAGGCGCAATTGAAGGTGGCGGCATTGGAGGAGCGTCAAAGGCTGGCGCGCGAACTACACGACTCGGTTTCGCAAGCCCTGTATGGGATCGCGCTCGGCGCGCGCACGGCTCAGGCTCAACTCGAGCGTGATCCTGCCAAATTGTCAGAGCCGCTCGATTACATCCTCTCACTCGCCGAAGCAGGACTCTCCGAAATGCGGGCGCTGATCTTCGAACTGCGGCCCGAGTCGCTCCAGAACGAAGGGCTGGTTGCCGCGCTGACGAAGCAATCGAACGCTGTACGCGCGCGGCACAAAATTACTGTAACGACAGATTTTGGCAAAGAACCAAATATCCCACTGGACGCCAAAGAAGCGCTGTATCGCATCGCGCAGGAAGCAATGCAAAACACAATCAAACATGCTCACGCCACAAAAATAGATTTGACGCTGAAGGAACAGAATGACCACCTAGTTCTCGAGATCCGCGACAACGGCAAAGGCTTCGACATTATGCATAAATACCCCGGACATCTAGGATTGAAGTCCATGCCTGAACGCGCCGCGCAGATTGGCGGGGAATTCCATATCCAAAGCCAACCTGGCGAAGGGACGACGATAACCGTCACTATTCCAAAGTGA
- a CDS encoding response regulator transcription factor: MIIRILLVDDYAVVRQGLKMFLSLDPDLEVVGEAENGEDAIRLTRELNPDVILMDLLMPIMDGIDATTRIRRDFPDTEIIALTSVLEDEAVMKAMRAGAIGYLLKDTRAEELRHAIKAAAAGQVQLSPQAAARLMREVQAPDSPEKLTEREIDVLRLLASGRANKEIALELSIGEKTVKTHVSSILRKLNVPSRTQAALYAVRIGLVTIE; the protein is encoded by the coding sequence ATGATCATTCGTATCCTGCTTGTGGATGACTACGCAGTGGTCCGTCAGGGGTTGAAAATGTTTCTCAGCCTGGATCCAGATTTAGAGGTCGTAGGCGAAGCGGAGAACGGGGAGGATGCCATCCGCCTGACGCGGGAGTTGAATCCCGATGTCATCCTAATGGATCTGCTAATGCCCATTATGGATGGGATCGACGCGACTACGCGTATTCGCCGCGATTTTCCCGACACGGAAATCATCGCCTTGACCAGCGTGCTCGAAGACGAAGCCGTGATGAAAGCCATGCGGGCGGGCGCGATCGGATACCTGCTCAAGGATACACGAGCGGAGGAGTTGCGGCACGCGATCAAAGCCGCGGCGGCCGGACAGGTGCAACTATCTCCGCAAGCCGCAGCGCGCTTGATGCGTGAAGTGCAAGCGCCGGATAGCCCCGAAAAATTAACCGAACGCGAGATCGATGTGCTGCGCCTGTTAGCATCAGGACGCGCTAATAAGGAGATCGCGCTCGAACTCAGCATTGGAGAAAAAACAGTCAAGACGCACGTGAGCAGCATCTTGAGAAAACTGAATGTGCCCAGCCGGACGCAAGCCGCTCTTTACGCTGTGCGAATTGGGTTGGTGACGATTGAATAG
- a CDS encoding response regulator transcription factor, with amino-acid sequence MIKILLVDDDPNIRRGVRMNLALESDFSVVGEAGDGWEALQLARELQPDVVVMDIRLPSLDGLSAAERLRQSQPQCAVIILTLYDELSNRERAEQVRAAFIPKQTANGELVKVIRKVISEKGAN; translated from the coding sequence ATGATCAAAATCCTGCTCGTTGACGACGACCCCAATATCCGCCGTGGGGTGAGAATGAATCTCGCACTCGAATCCGACTTCTCGGTCGTGGGAGAGGCGGGCGATGGTTGGGAAGCCCTGCAACTTGCGCGCGAACTCCAGCCTGATGTAGTGGTGATGGATATCCGCCTGCCATCCTTGGATGGTTTGAGCGCGGCAGAGCGTTTGCGCCAGTCCCAGCCGCAGTGTGCCGTCATCATCCTGACTTTGTACGATGAGTTGTCCAACCGCGAGCGCGCCGAACAGGTTCGCGCGGCGTTTATTCCCAAGCAAACGGCGAACGGCGAGTTGGTGAAGGTGATCCGCAAAGTAATTTCGGAAAAAGGAGCAAACTAA
- a CDS encoding TMEM175 family protein, with product MNNRLNAQHIEEDKVGLERLVFFSDAVFAIAITLLALEIHLPQDIANASNAELLNNLLAIWPKYLSFIISFLVIGNFWISHHRRFRSIVRYNTRLLFLNLFLLMCIAFIPFPTSVLSENSNRTATIFYALTIAVTGFLSAILWWYASDGKRLTAKSFDKKRAYRYLLSNLIIPIVFGLSIGLAYINPDLAKFSWILTAPAALLTR from the coding sequence ATGAACAATCGCCTTAATGCTCAACACATCGAGGAAGATAAAGTAGGGTTGGAGCGACTTGTCTTTTTCAGCGACGCGGTTTTTGCCATAGCCATCACCTTACTGGCGCTGGAAATTCATCTGCCTCAAGATATTGCTAACGCAAGCAACGCTGAACTTCTGAATAACCTGCTTGCTATTTGGCCTAAGTATTTGAGCTTTATCATCAGTTTTTTGGTCATCGGCAACTTTTGGATCTCCCACCATCGTCGTTTTCGCTCGATCGTACGCTACAATACTCGGTTGTTATTCCTTAACCTGTTTCTGCTGATGTGCATTGCCTTCATCCCGTTTCCAACGTCCGTTTTGAGCGAGAACAGCAATCGTACCGCTACCATCTTTTACGCCTTGACCATTGCTGTGACAGGATTCTTGTCTGCGATCTTGTGGTGGTATGCGTCGGATGGGAAACGGCTGACCGCAAAATCCTTTGACAAGAAAAGGGCTTATCGTTATCTGTTATCCAACCTGATCATTCCAATTGTGTTTGGGTTATCCATCGGGTTGGCGTATATTAATCCTGACCTTGCCAAGTTTTCGTGGATTCTAACAGCACCCGCCGCCCTGCTTACAAGATAG
- a CDS encoding YrdB family protein — MESLKLINVGLRFLLELCILFIFGFWGFKTGHNTFLKFLLGLGSPVLFAVVWGTFLAPKSSRRLHEPWLFLLELALFALACWALYSTGKINLTVAFGGLYILNKILMLLWRQ, encoded by the coding sequence ATGGAATCGCTTAAGTTAATCAATGTTGGACTTCGTTTTTTGCTCGAACTCTGCATCTTGTTTATTTTCGGATTCTGGGGCTTCAAAACTGGTCACAATACGTTCCTCAAATTTTTGCTTGGATTGGGTAGTCCTGTCCTGTTTGCCGTAGTGTGGGGAACCTTTCTTGCGCCAAAATCTTCCAGACGATTGCATGAACCCTGGCTGTTCTTGCTGGAACTCGCCCTCTTTGCGCTGGCGTGCTGGGCATTGTACAGTACAGGAAAAATTAATTTGACCGTCGCGTTCGGCGGTCTCTACATCCTCAATAAAATTTTGATGCTGCTTTGGAGGCAATAA
- a CDS encoding DeoR/GlpR family DNA-binding transcription regulator, whose translation MSEFTPTPERQKQILSLLSKQGRLSVSEIVGQFSISEATARRDLESLASQGKAQRVHGGVIVVEQAPPELPILQRESEQTGEKSSIGRAAAELIADGETVFLGSGTTVLETAKYLRERKNLTVVTNSLPVLNALASAKDITVISLGGQLRESELSFIGHITEQALAELRVDKVVMGTRGISLEHGLTHDYLPETLTDRAILKIGRTVIIAADHTKIHRVATALLAPLKSIQVFVTDGKAEKKFLQALKKLGIEVVVA comes from the coding sequence ATGAGCGAATTTACGCCAACGCCAGAACGACAAAAACAGATCCTTTCCCTGCTTTCCAAACAGGGACGGTTGAGCGTTTCGGAGATTGTGGGACAATTCTCGATCAGCGAAGCGACCGCGCGGCGCGATCTCGAATCGCTGGCGTCGCAGGGAAAAGCCCAGCGCGTGCATGGCGGCGTGATCGTCGTCGAGCAGGCGCCGCCCGAATTGCCCATCTTACAACGTGAAAGTGAACAGACAGGGGAGAAATCCAGCATTGGGCGCGCTGCCGCTGAACTCATCGCGGATGGCGAGACGGTCTTCCTCGGCTCGGGGACGACGGTGTTGGAGACAGCCAAATATCTGCGCGAACGGAAAAATCTCACGGTCGTCACCAACTCCCTGCCTGTGTTGAACGCGCTGGCGAGCGCCAAAGATATCACGGTCATTTCATTGGGCGGACAATTACGCGAGAGCGAACTTTCCTTCATCGGTCACATCACCGAACAAGCCTTGGCGGAACTCCGCGTGGATAAGGTTGTCATGGGCACGCGCGGCATCAGCCTCGAGCATGGCTTGACCCACGATTACCTGCCTGAAACCCTCACCGACCGCGCCATCTTGAAGATCGGGCGGACGGTCATCATCGCGGCGGACCATACGAAAATACATCGCGTCGCCACTGCCCTACTCGCGCCGTTGAAATCCATTCAGGTCTTTGTCACAGACGGCAAGGCTGAGAAGAAATTTTTGCAAGCGTTGAAAAAACTCGGAATCGAAGTTGTTGTCGCGTAG
- a CDS encoding amidohydrolase family protein — protein sequence MLLKDFRPQSKLVTKTTLVDKPKFPVIDAHDHLGEPFGGGWDQKPLSELLDLLDEAGVTHYVDLDGGWGEDILDSHLKHFKEGAPERFQIFGGVDWGKWQELGNQFPEWAAKRLVAQKERGAQGLKIWKPFGLHVKDHEGKLVDVDDARLVPIWETAGELGLPVLIHVADPVAFFDPIDETNERWEELGGHPDWAFTSPPFPSFMHIMNCFKNLVARHSSTTFIGAHVGCYGENLGWVGQMLDDCPNYYIDISARFGEIGRQPYTSRKFFIQYQDRILYGSDMSPDLDAYRLSYRLLETDDEYFNYNTSEVPAQGRFYAYGLYLPDDVLRKVYRENAMKVLKI from the coding sequence ATGCTTCTCAAAGATTTTCGTCCGCAGTCGAAACTTGTCACAAAAACCACGCTGGTTGACAAACCAAAATTCCCCGTTATTGACGCGCACGATCACCTCGGCGAACCATTCGGCGGCGGTTGGGATCAGAAACCGTTGAGTGAACTGCTCGACCTGCTTGATGAAGCGGGTGTGACTCATTACGTTGACCTCGACGGCGGCTGGGGAGAAGACATTCTCGATTCGCATCTCAAACATTTCAAAGAAGGCGCGCCCGAACGCTTTCAAATCTTCGGCGGCGTGGACTGGGGCAAATGGCAGGAGTTGGGGAATCAATTCCCAGAGTGGGCGGCGAAGCGTTTGGTCGCGCAAAAGGAACGCGGCGCGCAGGGACTCAAAATTTGGAAGCCATTCGGCTTGCACGTCAAAGATCACGAAGGCAAATTGGTGGATGTGGACGATGCGCGCCTCGTTCCGATCTGGGAGACGGCGGGCGAATTGGGTTTGCCCGTGTTGATTCACGTCGCCGACCCTGTCGCGTTCTTCGACCCGATTGACGAGACCAACGAACGTTGGGAGGAACTGGGCGGACATCCCGATTGGGCGTTCACCAGCCCGCCGTTTCCATCGTTCATGCACATAATGAATTGCTTCAAAAATCTTGTCGCCCGACATTCGTCCACAACGTTCATCGGCGCGCACGTGGGATGTTATGGCGAAAATCTTGGCTGGGTCGGTCAAATGTTGGATGACTGCCCAAACTATTACATTGACATCTCTGCCCGCTTCGGCGAGATCGGACGCCAGCCTTACACCTCGCGTAAGTTCTTCATCCAATACCAGGACCGCATCCTGTACGGTTCGGATATGAGTCCCGACCTCGACGCTTATCGTTTGAGTTATCGCCTGCTCGAAACCGACGATGAATATTTCAACTACAACACCAGCGAAGTCCCTGCGCAGGGACGCTTCTACGCCTATGGTTTATATCTGCCCGATGATGTGTTGCGGAAAGTCTATCGCGAGAATGCAATGAAGGTTTTGAAGATCTGA
- a CDS encoding SIS domain-containing protein: MQLTNYHTYTEIKTQTEAWRQALDVINASSLPKADDYDLVIFTGCGSTYYLSQAAAALYVELTGRPAQAISGGELLLNPQTVVPQTSSLRFLLVAISRSGTTTETIKAVEKFKSGKRGDVVVISNYNETLSHLADFNFVIDKGQEESVAQTRSFASMYVAVTALCAKMAGRDDLVEAMDKLPETGDWLIDKYEAFAKSIGENLAFDRFYFLGSGIRYGLACEVNLKMKEMTLTHSEPFHFLEFRHGPMSMVGKSTLVCGLLSTVNRQHEAKTLEEMKRLGGTVATVGEKEADVCFESNIPEEVRGVLYLPVLQLMSFHRSLAKGLNPDRPNNLTAVVKLDL; encoded by the coding sequence ATGCAACTAACCAACTACCACACCTACACCGAGATCAAGACTCAAACCGAAGCGTGGCGTCAGGCTTTGGATGTAATAAACGCTTCATCCCTCCCGAAAGCGGATGACTATGACCTGGTCATTTTCACTGGCTGCGGCTCGACGTACTACCTCTCACAAGCAGCGGCGGCATTGTACGTCGAATTGACGGGACGCCCCGCCCAAGCCATCTCTGGCGGGGAATTGCTGTTGAATCCACAAACGGTTGTGCCGCAAACTTCCAGTTTGCGCTTTTTGCTCGTTGCCATCAGCCGTTCAGGGACGACGACCGAGACGATCAAAGCCGTAGAAAAATTCAAAAGCGGAAAACGCGGCGACGTGGTCGTCATCAGCAATTACAACGAAACCCTCTCGCATCTGGCGGACTTCAATTTCGTGATTGACAAAGGGCAGGAAGAATCGGTCGCGCAGACACGTTCCTTCGCTTCGATGTATGTCGCGGTGACCGCGTTGTGCGCCAAGATGGCAGGGCGGGATGATTTGGTTGAAGCGATGGATAAATTACCAGAGACTGGAGACTGGCTGATTGACAAGTATGAGGCGTTTGCAAAATCAATCGGGGAAAATTTGGCGTTCGATCGGTTTTATTTTCTCGGCTCAGGCATCCGTTATGGACTCGCTTGCGAGGTGAATCTCAAAATGAAGGAGATGACCCTCACCCATAGCGAGCCGTTCCACTTTTTGGAGTTCCGCCATGGACCGATGTCGATGGTTGGAAAATCAACGTTGGTCTGTGGTCTATTGTCCACGGTCAATCGTCAGCATGAGGCGAAGACGCTCGAAGAGATGAAAAGGCTTGGGGGAACTGTGGCAACCGTCGGTGAGAAAGAAGCGGATGTGTGTTTCGAATCCAATATCCCAGAGGAGGTGCGCGGCGTCCTGTATCTTCCCGTTTTGCAATTGATGTCGTTCCATCGTTCGTTGGCGAAAGGTTTGAATCCCGACCGACCGAATAATTTGACGGCGGTCGTGAAATTAGATTTGTAG
- a CDS encoding sugar ABC transporter substrate-binding protein translates to MKKLLFVFVLASLLLAACGGGAATEAPASNEPVEIRVWGHQAPAFNEANQKMFDDFMAANPNVTIKYETFPWDVFIQTIQTSLPAGNTADVILIPGGYTCRYASGGQLLEVPADVMTLDAAKGIFFDAPLGGQTCDGKLYGFPAEYNLEYGGAYVNPALFEAAGVAYPPTWANWDAVVEDAKKMTTLGSDGVMTVAGMHYTNSDQLFTYFLAGILEQGGNYFAEDGKHFNFNSPEAVATIQKLMDMAQKDHIVDPIIFNADSEWVGDSFAQGHNAIGVLGSWYAGDAKIGYPDLVFDYVALPPMMGSEHKFVSVGGWGYVVGKSTKHADIAWKLAAFLGANEANVLYFNSTSATIPAMKSVAADAKYVEAVPFASAVLPILDKGAYQGDLTDPDQLAYEIIYPTILDAIQGNITAEEAANSINEAANAMVDAAQ, encoded by the coding sequence ATGAAAAAGTTACTGTTTGTTTTTGTGCTGGCAAGTCTTTTGCTTGCCGCGTGCGGAGGCGGCGCGGCGACCGAAGCGCCCGCTTCGAACGAGCCTGTGGAGATCCGCGTGTGGGGACATCAGGCGCCCGCGTTCAATGAAGCCAACCAGAAAATGTTCGACGACTTCATGGCGGCGAACCCGAATGTGACCATCAAGTACGAAACCTTCCCGTGGGATGTGTTCATTCAGACGATTCAGACCTCGCTGCCTGCGGGCAACACTGCGGATGTTATTCTCATCCCTGGCGGTTACACCTGCCGCTACGCCTCGGGCGGACAGTTGCTCGAAGTGCCCGCCGATGTGATGACCCTTGACGCCGCGAAGGGAATCTTCTTCGATGCGCCGCTCGGCGGTCAGACCTGCGATGGGAAGTTGTACGGTTTCCCTGCGGAATACAATCTCGAATACGGCGGCGCGTATGTGAACCCCGCGTTGTTCGAAGCGGCTGGCGTTGCGTATCCGCCCACGTGGGCAAACTGGGACGCGGTCGTTGAGGATGCAAAGAAGATGACCACGCTCGGCTCGGACGGCGTGATGACCGTCGCGGGGATGCACTACACCAACAGCGATCAACTTTTCACGTACTTCCTCGCTGGCATTTTGGAGCAAGGTGGAAACTATTTTGCGGAAGATGGGAAACACTTCAACTTCAATTCGCCCGAAGCCGTTGCGACCATCCAGAAACTGATGGACATGGCGCAGAAGGATCACATTGTTGACCCGATCATCTTCAACGCGGATAGCGAATGGGTCGGCGATTCGTTCGCGCAGGGACACAACGCCATCGGCGTGTTGGGCTCATGGTACGCGGGCGACGCGAAGATCGGTTATCCCGACCTTGTGTTCGATTACGTGGCTCTGCCTCCGATGATGGGTTCGGAACACAAATTCGTCTCCGTCGGCGGATGGGGTTATGTGGTCGGCAAAAGCACCAAACATGCCGACATCGCCTGGAAACTCGCCGCCTTCCTCGGCGCGAACGAAGCGAACGTGTTGTATTTCAACTCCACGTCCGCGACAATCCCTGCGATGAAGTCCGTCGCCGCCGACGCGAAGTATGTGGAAGCGGTTCCGTTTGCCAGCGCGGTTTTGCCCATTTTGGACAAGGGCGCGTATCAGGGGGACCTGACCGACCCCGACCAACTGGCGTATGAGATCATCTATCCGACCATCCTCGACGCCATTCAAGGCAACATTACCGCCGAGGAAGCCGCGAACAGTATTAATGAAGCGGCGAACGCAATGGTGGATGCGGCTCAGTAG
- a CDS encoding sugar ABC transporter permease: MAINSLFKKEIVSDGKLTAKQRRFAYASLTPILLYMGVFTLFPIVWAVVMSFFSYSPIREGSGFLGLGGANPFIDIDNYIELFTGTSKPAEVFRLALKNTFIFTALVLPLNLLVTLPLAVILESIGERFKTLFRAIYFLPTISSSVALVIIWSYVYAPGWGLLSLMFKAIGLVPPKSWLQDPSLVYFGVPLAMICVVVAHVWQDFGYNLVIFVAALQSIPKTLREAARVDGANAWQEFWLVVVPLLRRTVLLTSVLTVISSLQVFVIFQLLTRGGPKNQTQTLLLSIYENAFKFANNLGLSAAMSMVLFIIILTLTVIQFRLLRTEWEY; encoded by the coding sequence ATGGCAATCAATTCGCTCTTCAAAAAGGAAATTGTCAGCGACGGCAAGTTGACTGCAAAACAACGCCGTTTTGCCTACGCCAGCCTGACGCCCATTCTGCTTTACATGGGAGTGTTCACGCTCTTCCCTATTGTCTGGGCGGTTGTCATGAGCTTCTTCAGTTACTCGCCCATTCGTGAAGGGAGCGGATTCCTCGGCTTGGGCGGAGCGAATCCGTTCATTGACATTGACAATTACATCGAGTTGTTCACGGGTACAAGTAAGCCCGCCGAGGTCTTCCGCCTCGCGTTGAAGAATACTTTCATCTTCACCGCCCTTGTTCTGCCTCTCAATTTGCTTGTCACGCTTCCGCTCGCTGTGATCCTTGAATCCATTGGCGAGCGTTTCAAGACCTTATTCCGCGCCATTTATTTTCTCCCCACCATTTCATCGTCCGTCGCGCTCGTCATCATCTGGTCGTACGTGTATGCGCCAGGCTGGGGTTTGCTCAGCCTGATGTTCAAAGCCATCGGACTCGTCCCGCCGAAATCGTGGTTGCAAGACCCAAGCCTCGTGTACTTCGGCGTTCCGCTGGCGATGATCTGTGTGGTCGTCGCGCACGTCTGGCAGGATTTCGGCTACAACCTCGTCATTTTCGTCGCCGCTTTGCAATCCATTCCGAAGACGTTACGGGAAGCCGCCCGCGTGGACGGCGCCAACGCCTGGCAGGAATTCTGGCTCGTGGTCGTCCCGCTTCTTCGTCGGACCGTGTTGCTGACCAGCGTGCTGACGGTCATCTCCTCCCTTCAAGTTTTCGTCATCTTCCAACTCCTCACGCGCGGCGGACCCAAAAACCAGACGCAGACCTTGTTATTGAGCATCTACGAAAACGCCTTCAAGTTCGCCAACAACCTCGGACTATCCGCCGCCATGTCCATGGTCTTATTCATCATCATCCTGACGCTGACCGTGATCCAATTCCGCCTCCTGCGGACGGAGTGGGAGTATTGA